One Paraburkholderia dioscoreae DNA segment encodes these proteins:
- a CDS encoding rhodanese-related sulfurtransferase, translating to MSFVQAFRTRSFEDVRYALLEHEEIALVDVREEDPHARSHPLFAANLPLSRLELDAPVRLPRQAVPIVVFDAGEGFAERAARRLSELGYTDVALLEGGLQGWREAGGELFQDVNVPSKAFGELVESERHTPSLAAPQVQALLDHEADVVVLDARRFDEYQTMNIPGSVSVPGAELVLRARQLAPDPATRIIVNCAGRTRSIVGAQSLINAGVPNPVAALRNGTIGWTLAGQALAHGSSRRFDAVVDDQLRLAAADSARAVADRARVGRTSRDEARRWAGEAVRSVYRFDVRTPEEYEAGHVPGFRSAPGGQLVQETDMFAPVRGARVILADNDGVRANMTASWLAQMNVDVYVVDGLTAADFGEKGAAPAARHAPTPPDVDEISPAGLRTLLQSPGTAVLDFSDSANYVKRHIPGAWFVIRGELEKALLKLPDAQRYVLTGGNNLLARFAAPEVAALTGKPVQVLGGGTAAWIEAGLPVESGETRLASPRIDRYRRPYEGTDNAREAMNAYLEWEYGLVAQLARDGTHGFRVI from the coding sequence ATGAGTTTCGTTCAGGCATTTCGTACCCGATCATTCGAAGATGTGCGCTACGCGCTGCTCGAGCACGAGGAAATCGCGCTCGTCGATGTGCGCGAGGAAGATCCCCACGCCCGCAGTCATCCGCTTTTTGCAGCCAATCTGCCGCTCTCGCGGCTCGAACTCGACGCGCCGGTGCGCTTGCCGCGCCAGGCCGTGCCGATTGTGGTGTTCGACGCCGGCGAAGGGTTCGCCGAGCGCGCCGCGCGCCGTTTGAGCGAGCTGGGCTATACCGACGTCGCCCTGCTCGAAGGCGGTTTGCAAGGTTGGCGCGAGGCCGGCGGCGAGTTGTTCCAGGACGTCAACGTGCCGAGCAAGGCGTTTGGCGAACTGGTGGAAAGCGAGCGCCATACGCCGTCGCTCGCCGCGCCGCAAGTGCAGGCGCTGCTCGATCACGAAGCCGACGTGGTGGTGCTCGACGCGCGCCGCTTCGACGAATACCAGACCATGAATATTCCCGGTAGCGTCAGCGTGCCCGGCGCGGAACTGGTGCTGCGCGCGCGCCAGCTTGCGCCGGACCCGGCGACGCGGATCATCGTCAATTGCGCGGGGCGCACGCGCAGCATCGTCGGCGCGCAGTCGCTGATCAACGCGGGCGTGCCGAATCCGGTGGCGGCGCTGCGTAACGGCACGATCGGCTGGACGCTGGCCGGCCAGGCGCTCGCGCACGGCAGTTCGCGCCGCTTCGACGCGGTGGTCGACGATCAGCTGCGTCTGGCCGCTGCCGATTCCGCGCGCGCGGTGGCGGATCGCGCCAGGGTGGGCCGCACTTCGCGCGACGAAGCGCGCCGCTGGGCTGGCGAAGCGGTCCGCAGCGTGTATCGCTTCGACGTGCGCACGCCCGAAGAATACGAAGCGGGGCACGTGCCAGGCTTTCGCAGCGCGCCGGGCGGCCAGCTCGTGCAGGAAACCGACATGTTCGCGCCGGTGCGCGGCGCGCGCGTGATTCTCGCGGACAACGACGGCGTGCGCGCCAACATGACCGCGTCGTGGCTCGCGCAGATGAACGTCGACGTGTATGTGGTGGATGGTCTGACGGCTGCGGACTTTGGCGAAAAAGGCGCGGCGCCCGCCGCCCGCCATGCGCCCACGCCGCCCGACGTCGACGAAATCTCTCCGGCCGGGCTGCGCACGCTGCTGCAATCGCCGGGCACCGCCGTGCTTGATTTCAGCGACAGCGCGAACTACGTGAAGCGGCATATCCCCGGCGCGTGGTTCGTGATTCGCGGCGAACTCGAGAAGGCGTTGCTCAAGCTGCCGGATGCGCAGCGTTACGTGCTCACCGGTGGCAACAATCTGCTCGCGCGCTTCGCCGCGCCCGAGGTCGCGGCCTTGACCGGCAAGCCGGTGCAGGTGCTGGGCGGCGGCACGGCGGCGTGGATCGAAGCCGGCTTGCCGGTCGAGAGCGGCGAGACGCGCCTCGCATCACCGCGCATCGACCGTTACCGGCGTCCTTACGAGGGCACGGATAACGCGCGTGAAGCGATGAATGCGTATCTGGAATGGGAGTATGGTCTTGTTGCCCAACTCGCGCGCGACGGTACGCACGGGTTTCGCGTGATCTGA
- a CDS encoding LLM class flavin-dependent oxidoreductase has protein sequence MIPFSVLDLSPVTAGATPADAFRNTLDLAQHAENWNYRRFWLAEHHNMTGIASAATSVVIGYVAGGTKKIRVGSGGIMLPNHAPLVIAEQFGTLASLYPDRIDLGLGRAPGTDQSTARALRRDLQNSADSFPDDVVELQRYFADPVPGQRIRAVPGAGLNVPLWLLGSSLFSAQLAAALGLPFAFASHFAPDYMLTALQVYRAQFRPSAALDKPYAMVGVNLFAADSNEEARRLFTSLQQQFINLRRGTPGQLQPPVERLEASEMELNNVAHSLACTALGDRDAVREALKSIIDQTGADELMLTAQIYDHKARLRSFEIGAQVREDLATGS, from the coding sequence ATGATCCCCTTTTCAGTCCTCGACCTCTCGCCGGTCACCGCGGGCGCCACGCCGGCAGACGCGTTCAGGAATACGCTCGACCTGGCCCAGCATGCGGAAAACTGGAACTACCGGCGCTTCTGGCTGGCGGAACATCACAACATGACGGGCATTGCCAGCGCGGCGACCTCAGTGGTGATCGGCTACGTGGCGGGCGGCACGAAAAAAATCCGCGTCGGCTCGGGCGGCATCATGCTGCCGAACCATGCGCCGCTCGTGATCGCGGAACAGTTCGGCACGCTCGCCTCGCTTTACCCCGACCGGATCGACCTGGGTCTCGGCCGCGCGCCCGGCACCGATCAGAGCACCGCTCGCGCGCTGCGCCGCGACCTGCAAAACAGCGCGGACTCGTTTCCCGACGACGTGGTCGAATTGCAGCGTTATTTCGCCGACCCCGTGCCGGGCCAGCGGATTCGCGCGGTGCCGGGCGCGGGTCTGAACGTGCCATTGTGGCTACTCGGCTCGTCGCTCTTCAGCGCGCAGCTCGCCGCGGCGCTCGGCCTGCCGTTCGCGTTCGCGTCGCATTTCGCGCCGGATTACATGCTCACCGCGCTACAGGTGTATCGCGCGCAATTCCGTCCGTCGGCCGCGCTCGACAAACCGTATGCGATGGTCGGCGTCAATCTGTTCGCCGCCGATTCCAACGAAGAAGCGCGGCGTCTATTCACCTCGCTGCAGCAGCAGTTCATCAATCTGCGGCGCGGCACGCCGGGTCAGTTGCAGCCGCCGGTGGAGCGGCTCGAGGCGTCGGAGATGGAATTGAACAACGTGGCGCACTCGCTCGCCTGCACGGCACTGGGCGATCGTGACGCGGTGCGCGAAGCGTTGAAGTCGATCATCGATCAAACCGGTGCGGACGAGTTGATGCTTACCGCGCAGATTTACGACCACAAGGCGCGGCTGCGCTCGTTCGAGATCGGCGCGCAAGTGCGTGAAGATCTGGCGACCGGTAGTTAA
- a CDS encoding class II aldolase/adducin family protein: MTDLSLTAITTFAKEPPAIQRHAPLRRFWFDEVPPRESIAAERRYRQVRLAVAFRLFARYGFDQGLAGHITARDPEWPDHFWVNPFGKHFSRIRVSDLLLVNAEGEIVVGEGPLNQAAFAIHAAIHEARPDVVSAAHTHSLYGKAWSSLGRTLDPLTQDSCAFYQDHALFDDFRGVVLDTDEGARIAAALGGHKAVILKNHGILTAGPSVEAAAWWYIALDNACHAQLLAEAAGTPQAIPHDIATLTHEQVGRAGGAQFAFQSLLEGLVEAESDVLD; encoded by the coding sequence ATGACCGATCTTTCTCTCACCGCTATCACCACGTTCGCGAAGGAGCCGCCGGCAATCCAGCGCCACGCGCCGTTGCGCAGATTCTGGTTCGACGAGGTTCCACCGCGCGAGAGCATCGCAGCGGAACGCCGTTACCGGCAGGTGCGGCTTGCCGTCGCGTTTCGCCTGTTCGCGCGCTACGGTTTCGATCAGGGGCTCGCCGGCCATATCACTGCGCGCGATCCGGAATGGCCCGATCATTTCTGGGTGAATCCGTTCGGCAAGCATTTCAGCCGTATCCGCGTGTCCGATCTGTTGCTCGTGAACGCCGAAGGCGAGATCGTGGTCGGCGAGGGGCCGCTGAATCAGGCCGCGTTCGCGATCCACGCGGCGATTCACGAAGCGCGTCCCGACGTCGTATCCGCGGCGCACACGCATTCGCTTTATGGCAAGGCATGGTCGTCGCTGGGCCGTACGCTCGATCCGCTTACCCAGGACTCGTGCGCGTTCTACCAGGATCACGCGTTGTTCGACGATTTTCGCGGCGTCGTGCTCGATACCGATGAAGGCGCGCGCATCGCCGCCGCGCTCGGCGGACACAAGGCGGTGATTCTGAAGAATCACGGCATTCTCACGGCCGGGCCGAGCGTCGAAGCCGCGGCATGGTGGTACATCGCGCTCGACAACGCGTGTCACGCGCAACTGCTCGCTGAAGCCGCGGGTACGCCGCAGGCTATCCCGCACGATATCGCGACGCTCACGCACGAGCAGGTGGGCCGCGCGGGCGGTGCGCAGTTTGCGTTCCAGAGCCTGCTGGAAGGGCTGGTGGAAGCCGAGTCCGACGTACTCGATTAA